A genomic segment from Sulfitobacter mediterraneus encodes:
- a CDS encoding relaxase/mobilization nuclease domain-containing protein, with product MARNSAVAAAQEAFFDRDWSRIRGSVPRARAKQMARAAMGHSPAIFKAIRDGGTHNKAQLRNQLEYLTTKSSFIIDSRGTYDGQSVLSAKEIEQVTRRFSAQWNEGFHPKLGNTSHLLMAFPIGTRGEDVAEITREICERFFQGSGSHFDYIAAVHEDRDHPHAHIVLNRRSKDGEFFFLKEGHHFNYDSFREAMVEVSDRYGLRLEATRKLERGITTKRPSDVEQRRAEATGQKLVERERIGTELDHALREVAQNAQLYRGLAAEASRENQHDIAAALDKAATLLAQGKPIEADGKVYGMAEEQHSFDEVVDAFHAKINQAERIVAEAPIERRASLEHELNDIYRSLSHLSPMGTQSHTLLEDASKSGTYSATNIRAEAQSALRETALTERLEQALKGTGIDAQEVTRRVEIGAGNAALERQWLGQDLKAIAEKDGFDLSRADELEKAIDRLDQVHSDLGRVLADAEVLKDSGSVESDRQEAIIDQLPPTTSDILSRLREDPTADPFISDLERETLRSELEELVGEEGTPDLAIGDETALEEHIEDRLDRLYAAKAYLQSDAALANSVAMEHVLDEIANEEIDVQRERHVDADGEKGVTHG from the coding sequence ATGGCCCGGAATAGCGCCGTTGCCGCCGCGCAGGAGGCCTTTTTCGATCGCGACTGGAGCCGCATTCGCGGCAGCGTCCCCCGCGCCCGTGCCAAGCAGATGGCCCGCGCCGCCATGGGCCATTCCCCTGCGATCTTCAAAGCCATTCGCGACGGCGGCACGCACAACAAAGCGCAGCTGCGCAACCAGCTGGAATACCTGACCACCAAGTCGAGCTTCATCATTGACAGCCGTGGCACCTATGACGGCCAAAGCGTTTTGTCAGCCAAAGAGATCGAGCAGGTCACACGCCGGTTTTCAGCCCAGTGGAATGAGGGGTTTCATCCAAAGCTCGGGAACACCTCACATCTGCTGATGGCCTTCCCGATTGGCACGCGCGGCGAGGATGTTGCCGAGATCACGCGCGAGATCTGCGAGCGTTTTTTTCAGGGCAGCGGCAGCCACTTTGACTACATCGCAGCCGTGCATGAGGATCGGGATCACCCGCACGCGCACATCGTTCTGAACCGTCGCAGCAAGGACGGGGAGTTCTTCTTTCTGAAGGAAGGGCACCACTTCAACTACGACAGTTTTCGCGAGGCGATGGTGGAGGTATCGGACCGCTATGGGCTGCGCTTGGAGGCGACGCGAAAGCTTGAGCGTGGGATCACGACGAAGAGGCCTAGCGATGTAGAACAGCGTCGCGCAGAAGCCACTGGCCAGAAGTTAGTCGAGCGCGAGCGCATTGGTACAGAGCTTGACCATGCTTTGCGTGAGGTTGCGCAGAACGCGCAGCTTTATCGCGGCCTTGCCGCCGAGGCCTCGCGCGAGAACCAGCATGATATTGCAGCAGCCTTGGACAAAGCCGCGACGCTTTTGGCGCAAGGCAAACCGATTGAAGCAGATGGAAAGGTATATGGTATGGCCGAAGAACAGCACTCGTTTGATGAGGTCGTGGATGCCTTTCACGCCAAGATCAACCAAGCTGAACGCATTGTAGCAGAAGCCCCGATTGAGCGGCGTGCGTCGCTCGAGCATGAGCTTAACGACATCTATCGTTCACTGTCGCATCTGAGCCCAATGGGAACGCAGTCCCACACCTTGCTCGAAGACGCGTCAAAAAGTGGGACCTATTCCGCTACAAATATACGGGCCGAGGCCCAAAGCGCATTGCGGGAAACAGCTCTTACCGAACGTCTTGAGCAGGCTTTGAAAGGCACCGGCATTGACGCGCAAGAGGTGACGCGCCGCGTCGAAATCGGCGCGGGCAATGCCGCGCTGGAACGGCAATGGCTTGGACAGGATTTGAAGGCGATTGCCGAGAAGGACGGCTTTGATTTGTCACGCGCCGATGAGCTGGAGAAAGCGATCGACCGCCTTGACCAGGTGCACAGTGATCTGGGCCGTGTGTTGGCAGATGCTGAGGTTCTCAAAGACAGCGGATCGGTGGAGTCTGACCGGCAGGAAGCCATTATCGACCAGCTTCCGCCGACCACCTCTGATATCCTGAGCCGTTTGAGGGAAGACCCAACCGCAGACCCTTTCATCAGCGATTTGGAACGCGAGACCTTGCGCTCCGAGTTGGAGGAACTGGTCGGTGAAGAGGGCACCCCGGACTTGGCGATTGGCGATGAGACCGCGCTGGAGGAACATATCGAAGACCGCCTGGACCGGCTCTATGCGGCCAAGGCCTATCTGCAGAGCGATGCCGCTCTGGCGAACAGCGTGGCGATGGAGCACGTCCTCGACGAAATCGCCAATGAAGAAATTGATGTTCAACGCGAGCGGCATGTCGATGCCGACGGCGAAAAGGGCGTGACGCATGGGTAA
- a CDS encoding type IV secretory system conjugative DNA transfer family protein, which translates to MGKARIALGVMSFALLGAVLGYVLASAFLTFRWFGGGADIDFLMLARSYGDLRTTHPEDMQIVHLILGISTCAGVLLSAVLMNDALTKFGETHWQHMSEMKRNGFLGKPGHGFVLGKMGKPKSRKPFVMSKVFPHALIVAPTGRGKTTGFVIPNLLTYQGSAVVLDVKGENFEATARHRAAQGDKVFRFAPTDWKDGRSHRYNPLLRISALENVDRQQMELQLLASLFLQADNDRVQGLLDGGIDLFVAAGLLAFERKRPTLGEIYRITASGGDKQKEYRRRADEVVNPAAKLIFMRMASTNNDTLTSYLSLLMTSGLKQWSNPAIDRATATSDLDFRDIRKTPFSVYLVVEPLMVKPLAPLIRLFFSDLLASLQDHEPGKDEPWPVMIMLDEFNRLGKMPIVLDSIETLRSYRANLAIVTQTIPALDEIYGENARRALQGNAGIKLYLTPSDEKTIEELSKAVGKTTKRVVTRSRSVGRNPFAGRSMSERTEETALLPEDEARRMDLDDIVLVVDAQMPVRAKRIKYYEDRFFKQIFDKQSGDLPYPSAGDQMRGLQGQIKALEAKIGALVMPRRGAGDGSEGSGNQREEIIGVASRVQDVPPSDKPSLNDYRAGSERVERFLEKAART; encoded by the coding sequence ATGGGTAAGGCGCGGATCGCACTGGGCGTCATGAGCTTTGCTCTTCTCGGCGCGGTGCTGGGGTATGTTCTGGCGTCAGCCTTTCTGACGTTCCGCTGGTTCGGGGGGGGGGCGGATATCGACTTCCTGATGCTGGCGCGCAGCTATGGGGATCTTCGAACAACCCATCCCGAAGATATGCAGATCGTTCACTTGATCTTGGGGATCAGCACTTGCGCGGGCGTTTTGCTCAGCGCGGTTTTGATGAACGACGCGCTAACCAAATTTGGGGAAACCCATTGGCAGCACATGTCCGAGATGAAGCGCAACGGTTTCTTAGGCAAGCCTGGCCACGGCTTTGTCCTCGGCAAAATGGGCAAGCCCAAGAGCCGCAAACCTTTTGTGATGTCCAAGGTTTTTCCCCATGCCTTGATCGTGGCTCCGACCGGGCGTGGCAAGACAACGGGGTTCGTCATCCCGAACCTTTTGACCTATCAGGGCAGTGCCGTGGTGCTGGACGTGAAGGGCGAAAATTTCGAGGCAACAGCGCGCCACCGGGCTGCGCAGGGCGACAAGGTGTTCCGGTTTGCGCCCACTGATTGGAAGGATGGCCGCTCGCACCGGTACAATCCTTTGCTGCGCATATCGGCGCTGGAAAACGTCGACCGCCAGCAGATGGAGCTGCAACTCTTGGCCTCCCTGTTTCTGCAAGCAGATAACGACCGCGTCCAAGGGCTCCTCGACGGCGGTATCGATCTATTCGTGGCGGCAGGGCTTTTAGCGTTCGAGCGCAAGAGACCGACCCTGGGCGAGATTTACCGCATCACCGCATCTGGCGGGGACAAGCAGAAGGAATATCGCCGCCGCGCGGATGAAGTGGTCAATCCAGCCGCCAAGCTGATTTTCATGCGCATGGCCTCGACCAACAACGACACGCTGACGTCTTACCTGTCGCTTCTCATGACCTCGGGCCTCAAGCAATGGTCGAACCCCGCCATCGACCGCGCAACCGCGACCTCAGACTTAGATTTCCGCGACATCCGAAAGACGCCGTTTTCGGTCTATCTTGTGGTCGAGCCGCTGATGGTGAAACCCCTCGCTCCACTGATCCGATTGTTCTTCTCGGACTTGCTGGCATCGCTGCAGGACCATGAACCCGGCAAGGACGAGCCTTGGCCTGTGATGATCATGCTCGATGAGTTCAACCGCCTGGGCAAAATGCCGATCGTGCTCGACAGCATCGAAACCCTGCGGTCTTACCGGGCCAACCTCGCGATCGTCACACAGACCATCCCGGCGCTAGATGAAATCTACGGCGAAAATGCCCGGCGTGCCTTGCAGGGCAACGCGGGCATCAAGCTCTATCTGACTCCCTCAGATGAGAAGACCATCGAAGAGCTGAGCAAAGCGGTAGGGAAAACCACCAAGCGCGTTGTGACCCGCTCGCGCTCAGTCGGTCGCAACCCCTTCGCCGGTCGCAGTATGTCTGAACGGACCGAAGAGACCGCGTTGCTGCCCGAGGATGAAGCGCGGCGCATGGATCTTGATGACATCGTTCTGGTGGTCGACGCGCAAATGCCTGTGCGAGCCAAGCGGATCAAATACTATGAGGATCGGTTCTTTAAGCAGATCTTCGACAAGCAGAGCGGCGATCTGCCGTATCCATCCGCCGGAGACCAAATGCGTGGGCTGCAAGGGCAGATCAAAGCGCTGGAGGCGAAGATTGGGGCGCTTGTGATGCCAAGGCGGGGGGCCGGTGATGGCTCTGAAGGTAGTGGCAATCAGCGTGAAGAGATCATCGGAGTAGCCTCGCGAGTGCAAGATGTTCCGCCAAGCGATAAGCCTAGTTTGAACGACTACCGAGCTGGGTCTGAACGAGTCGAGCGTTTTTTGGAGAAGGCCGCTAGGACATGA